Proteins encoded within one genomic window of Theobroma cacao cultivar B97-61/B2 chromosome 7, Criollo_cocoa_genome_V2, whole genome shotgun sequence:
- the LOC18593208 gene encoding subtilisin-like protease SBT5.4, with protein MRLSILSSLLLPVFLFSLLQSPTFAIKKSYIVYLGEHKHGIEPTAADLHQATNSHYDLLGSLVGSTDIAKEKIFYSYTQNINGFAAVLDEEEAAEIAKHPEVVSVFLNKGRKLHTTRSWDFLGLENDGVIHSSSIWKKSRFGGDTIIGNLDTGVWPESKSFSDEGMGPIPSRWKGSCQNDPDDGVHCNRKLIGAKYFNKGYAAVLDGKLNATLETARDNQGHGTHTLSTAGGSFVPGANVLGFGNGTAKGGSPKARVAAYKVCWPPIDGNECFDADILAAFDAAISDGVDVLSVSLGGETTEFFEDGTSIGSFHAMRKGISVVASAGNDGPDPETVTNVSPWVFTIGASTLDRDFISYVELGNDKRLKGASMATSSLSSRSFYPLISAETAKAANAKAADAILCQPGTLDPKKVKGKIIVCVRGVNARTDKSQQALLAGAVGMILANDEKSGNGIMADPHLLPATHISFTDGETVFAYINSTKKPTAYITPAKTELGSKPAPFMASFSSRGPNVIEPSILKPDITAPGVSIIAAFSEAVGPSEETSDKRRMPFTSMSGTSMSCPHVSGIVGLLKSLHPDWSPSAIKSAIMTSARTRDNTGNPMVDSTNKKATPFAYGAGHVRPNRAMDPGLVYDLTVDDYLNYLCSRGYNQSMIRLFSDKPYTCPKSFSLSDFNYPSISVDKFGGSATVSRKVKNVGSPGTYRARVRSPAGVTVSVNPSTLTFEKKGEEKKFEVTFKAKSNGQPAGFVFGQLIWSNGHHYVRSPLVVKHK; from the exons ATGAGGCTTTCAatcctttcttctttgcttttaCCAgtgtttcttttctctcttttgcaGAGTCCCACTTTTGCTATCAAAAAG TCTTACATAGTGTACTTGGGAGAGCATAAACATGGTATAGAGCCCACAGCGGCTGACCTTCATCAAGCGACGAATTCTCATTATGATTTGCTGGGTTCATTAGTCGGAAG CACTGACATAGCCAAAGAGAAGATATTCTACTCGTATACTCAAAACATCAACGGTTTTGCTGCTGTCCTGGATGAGGAAGAAGCAGCAGAGATTGCAA AGCATCCGGAAGTTGTGTCGGTTTTCTTGAACAAAGGGAGAAAGCTGCATACAACACGGTCATGGGATTTCCTCGGATTAGAGAATGATGGAGTTATCCATTCTTCCTCTATCTGGAAGAAGTCCAGGTTTGGTGGAGATACAATCATCGGAAACCTTGACACAG GTGTCTGGCCGGAATCGAAGAGCTTTAGCGATGAAGGGATGGGGCCTATCCCATCAAGGTGGAAAGGATCCTGTCAGAATGATCCTGATGATGGAGTTCACTGCAACAG GAAGCTGATCGGAGCAAAGTACTTCAACAAAGGTTATGCAGCTGTCCTTGATGGTAAACTCAATGCCACCCTCGAGACTGCAAGGGACAACCAGGGCCATGGAACCCACACCCTATCAACAGCTGGTGGTAGCTTTGTTCCTGGAGCAAACGTATTAGGTTTTGGTAATGGAACTGCAAAAGGAGGATCACCAAAAGCTCGTGTGGCTGCTTACAAAGTATGCTGGCCCCCCATCGATGGCAACGAGTGTTTTGATGCAGATATCCTGGCTGCCTTTGATGCTGCAATAAGCGATGGTGTTGACGTGCTTTCTGTGTCATTGGGTGGTGAAACAACTGAATTTTTTGAAGATGGGACTTCGATTGGATCCTTCCATGCTATGAGGAAAGGCATTTCTGTGGTTGCTTCTGCTGGCAACGACGGGCCAGATCCAGAAACTGTAACGAATGTGTCACCCTGGGTGTTTACCATTGGTGCTAGCACACTTGACCGGGACTTCATCAGTTATGTTGAACTAGGCAACGACAAGCGCCTCAAG GGAGCAAGCATGGCTACTTCAAGCTTGTCTTCTAGGAGTTTCTATCCATTGATCAGTGCTGAAACGGCGAAAGCAGCCAACGCAAAAGCTGCAGACGC AATCCTCTGTCAGCCTGGAACACTTGATCCCAAAAAGGTTAAGGGGAAGATTATAGTCTGTGTTCGAGGAGTCAACGCAAGAACAGACAAGAGTCAGCAGGCTCTTCTTGCAGGCGCGGTTGGAATGATTCTCGCCAATGATGAGAAAAGTGGAAATGGAATTATGGCAGATCCTCACTTGCTCCCAGCTACACACATAAGTTTCACTGATGGTGAAACTGTTTTTGCATACATCAACTCAACCAA GAAGCCAACAGCATATATTACTCCCGCGAAGACAGAATTGGGTTCAAAGCCTGCTCCTTTTATGGCTTCTTTCTCTTCTAGGGGACCCAATGTGATTGAACCATCAATCCTCAAG CCTGATATAACTGCACCAGGAGTGAGCATCATTGCAGCTTTTTCTGAAGCAGTTGGGCCATCTGAAGAAACATCTGACAAGCGTAGGATGCCTTTCACCAGCATGTCTGGAACCTCCATGTCATGCCCCCATGTTTCTGGTATTGTTGGCCTTCTCAAGAGCCTCCACCCTGACTGGAGTCCATCAGCTATCAAATCTGCAATCATGACCAGCG CAAGAACAAGAGATAACACTGGGAACCCGATGGTTGATTCAACCAACAAGAAGGCAACCCCGTTTGCTTACGGTGCAGGGCACGTGAGACCAAACCGTGCAATGGATCCTGGTCTTGTCTACGACTTAACGGTAGATGATTACTTGAACTACTTGTGTTCCCGTGGCTACAATCAAAGCATGATAAGACTGTTCTCAGACAagccatacacttgtcccaagTCATTCAGTTTGTCAGACTTCAACTACCCTTCCATTTCAGTTGATAAGTTCGGTGGCTCAGCAACGGTTAGCAGGAAggtgaagaatgttggttCACCGGGGACTTACAGAGCCCGGGTCAGATCACCAGCCGGGGTTACAGTTTCAGTCAACCCTTCAACTTTAACATTTGAGAAGAAGGGTGAAGAGAAGAAATTTGAAGTGACATTCAAGGCAAAGAGTAATGGACAGCCTGCAGGCTTTGTATTTGGGCAGTTGATTTGGTCTAATGGTCATCACTACGTGAGGAGTCCTCTTGTGGTGAAGCACAAGTAG
- the LOC18593209 gene encoding uncharacterized protein LOC18593209 gives MGKSGGRRKKGSSNQVSVDNNSTNTTSSHVNGGVDLDSSIFLKRAHELKEEGNNKFQNKDYVAALQHYDNALRLIPKTHPDRAVFHSNRAACLMQMKPIDYDTVIAECTMALQVQPCFVRALLRRARAFEAIGKYEMAMQDVQLLLGDDPNHKDALEIVRRLRTALGPRQEAQQDLQSRPSPAALGASAVRGAPIAGLGPCLPARPVPKKTAASPPGGSVVSPINKLEKHQINLATENGPENKARLPKLVLKPSGGSLKATDNINKDGQREQSFSASVHGQVPEEAVQRRPLKLVYDHDIRLSQMPVNCRFKVLREIVSKRFPSSKSVLIKYKDNDGDLVTITCTAELRLAESSIEALLPKEPEADKISGFGMLRLHIVEVSPEQEPPLPEEDEEKPLESEEAKADESGSHSSLGESVSEGVDTDIEKAEKEASNEKAGASEDPECKEVEMDDWLFEFAQLFRTHVGIDPDAHIDLHELGMELCSEALEETVTSEEAQILFDKAAAKFQEVAALAFFNWGNVHMCAARKRIPLDESTGKEVVSAQLQVAYDWVREKYSLAREKYAEALLIKPDFYEGLLALGQQQFEMAKLNWSFALAKKIDLSSWDPAETLQLFDSAEEKMKSATKMWEKLEEQRVNELKDPNSSKKEELLKRRKKPGSGAESELSGTGSQGELSAEEAAEQAAVMRSQIHLFWGNMLFERSQVECKLGMDGWKKNLDTAAERFKLAGASETDISTVLKNHCSNGDAVEGDEKKVVGEAESSEVKQTSDK, from the coding sequence ATGGGGAAATCAGGAGGTAGAAGAAAGAAGGGTAGTTCAAACCAGGTTTCAGTTGATAATAATTCCACTAATACAACTAGTTCACATGTCAACGGTGGTGTTGATTTAGACTCTTCAATATTTTTGAAGAGAGCCCATGAGCTCAAAGAAGAAGGCAATAATAAGTTTCAGAATAAGGACTACGTGGCTGCTCTTCAACACTATGATAATGCTCTTAGGCTTATCCCCAAAACTCACCCTGACCGAGCTGTCTTTCACAGCAATAGAGCTGCTTGTTTGATGCAAATGAAACCTATTGATTATGACACTGTCATTGCTGAGTGTACTATGGCTCTTCAGGTTCAGCCTTGCTTTGTTCGAGCTCTTCTTAGGAGGGCTCGGGCTTTTGAGGCCATAGGTAAGTATGAAATGGCTATGCAGGATGTGCAGCTCTTGTTGGGGGATGACCCCAATCACAAGGATGCTTTGGAGATTGTCAGGAGACTGAGGACTGCATTGGGTCCTCGCCAGGAGGCTCAGCAAGACCTCCAGAGCCGCCCTTCCCCAGCTGCACTCGGGGCTTCTGCTGTTCGTGGTGCCCCAATTGCTGGCCTTGGGCCTTGTTTACCTGCTCGCCCGGTGCCTAAGAAGACAGCAGCATCACCTCCTGGAGGATCAGTTGTATCACCAATTAATAAGCTGGAGAAGCACCAAATCAATTTAGCAACTGAAAATGGTCCTGAAAATAAGGCCCGGTTGCCAAAACTTGTGCTGAAGCCCTCGGGTGGTTCTTTGAAAGCAACCGATAATATCAATAAGGATGGCCAGAGAGAACAGTCTTTTTCTGCTTCTGTCCATGGGCAGGTCCCAGAGGAGGCAGTTCAACGGAGGCCATTGAAACTTGTTTACGATCATGACATAAGGCTTTCCCAAATGCCAGTTAATTGCAGATTCAAAGTGTTAAGAGAGATTGTCAGCAAACGTTTTCCTTCATCTAAGTCAGTTTTGATCAAATATAAGGATAATGATGGAGATTTGGTAACTATTACCTGTACGGCAGAACTCAGATTGGCAGAGTCTTCCATTGAAGCTCTTCTTCCAAAAGAGCCGGAAGCAGATAAAATCAGTGGATTTGGGATGTTGAGATTGCACATTGTTGAGGTAAGTCCAGAGCAGGAGCCACCATTACCAGAAGAAGACGAGGAGAAGCCTTTGGAGAGTGAGGAAGCCAAGGCAGATGAAAGTGGGTCTCACTCATCTCTTGGTGAATCTGTGTCCGAAGGTGTTGATACTGATATTGAAAAGGCAGAGAAAGAAGCTTCAAACGAAAAAGCAGGGGCTTCAGAAGATCCAGAGTGCAAGGAAGTGGAGATGGATGATTGGCTGTTTGAGTTTGCTCAGCTTTTCCGCACCCATGTGGGTATTGACCCTGACGCTCATATTGACTTGCATGAGCTTGGGATGGAGCTATGTTCAGAGGCTCTTGAGGAGACGGTTACAAGTGAGGAAGCTCAAATCCTCTTTGACAAAGCTGCTGCCAAGTTCCAGGAGGTGGCTGCAttggcattttttaattggGGAAATGTTCATATGTGTGCTGCAAGGAAACGGATTCCCTTAGATGAGTCTACCGGGAAGGAGGTTGTGTCAGCACAACTTCAAGTGGCTTATGACTGGGTTAGGGAAAAGTATTCTTTGGCCAGAGAGAAGTATGCGGAAGCACTCTTAATCAAGCCGGACTTTTATGAGGGGCTGCTGGCACTGGGACAGCAGCAATTTGAAATGGCCAAACTTAATTGGTCTTTTGCACttgcaaagaaaatagatCTCTCAAGCTGGGATCCTGCAGAGACACTTCAACTTTTTGACAGTGCAGAGGAGAAGATGAAATCTGCCACTAAAATGTGGGAGAAGCTGGAGGAGCAGAGAGtaaatgagttgaaagatCCAAATTCAAGCAAGAAGGAGGAATTGTTGAAGAGGAGGAAGAAACCTGGAAGTGGTGCTGAAAGTGAGCTCTCAGGAACTGGTAGTCAGGGTGAGCTTTCAGCTGAGGAAGCAGCTGAACAAGCAGCTGTGATGAGATCACAAATACATCTTTTCTGGGGCAACATGCTCTTTGAACGATCCCAAGTTGAATGCAAATTAGGAATGGATGgttggaaaaaaaatctagATACTGCTGCTGAGCGCTTTAAGCTTGCTGGAGCTTCTGAAACTGACATATCTACGGTTTTGAAGAACCATTGCTCGAATGGAGATGCTGTGGAAGGTGATGAAAAGAAAGTTGTTGGTGAAGCAGAGAGCAGTGAGGTCAAACAAACGTCTGACAAGTGA
- the LOC18593210 gene encoding BTB/POZ domain-containing protein At1g55760 yields MSESAYRVETTARLAQWRIDNFASCNYRKSDPFKIGKWNWHLLVERNRVLSVKLYPEISNLTRENPPIASFIIRVVCSTGDRRAFTHPEITDKQLKINDDFVWQIEVPLTGKFIIDVEFLDLKTASPNGGEPCSIWAEGFTEKQSNATALACLGRMLTEGIHTDIIINASDGSIGTHRAVLAARSPVFRSMFSHNLKEKELSTINISDMSIEACQAFLSYIYGNIKHEEFLTHRLALLRAADKYDIADLKEACHESLLEDIDTKNVLERLQNAALYQLPKLKSSCMRYLVRFGKIYDIRDDFNAFLQCADRELIADVFHEVLNTWKGF; encoded by the exons ATGAGCGAGTCTGCTTATAGAGTCGAAACCACTGCTCGCCTTGCTCAATGGAGGATAGACAATTTTGCTTCCTGCAATTACCGCAAATCCGATCCTTTCAAGATCGGCAAGTGGAATTG GCATTTGTTGGTCGAGAGGAACAGGGTTTTGTCTGTTAAATTGTACCCGGAGATATCAAATCTAACAAGAGAAAATCCTCCAATTGCATCCTTCATCATCCGCGTTGTCTGCTCTACAGGGGATCGGAGGGCTTTCACTCATCCAG AAATAACAGACAAACAGCTGAAGATCAATGACGATTTCGTCTGGCAGATTGAGGTTCCTTTAACAGGGAAATTCATTATTGACGTTGAGTTTCTTGATCTGAAGACTGCATCTCCAAAC GGTGGGGAACCTTGCTCCATATGGGCTGAAGGGTTCACAGAAAAGCAATCAAATGCAACAGCTCTTGCATGCCTTGGTCGAATGTTAACAGAAGGCATCCACacagacatcatcatcaatGCTTCTGATGGAAGCATTGGAACCCATCGTGCAGTTCTTGCTGCAAGATCACCTGTTTTCCGCAGCATGTTTTCACATAACCTGAAAGAGAAAGAACTGTCAACCATAAACATCTCTGACATGTCCATTGAAGCTTGTCAGGCTTTCCTCAGTTACATTTACGGAAACATCAAACATGAAGAATTTCTGACTCACCGACTGGCACTTCTCCGGGCAGCTGATAAGTATGATATCGCGGACTTGAAAGAAGCATGCCACGAGAGTCTCCTGGAAGATATTGATACAAAGAATGTTCTTGAAAGGCTCCAAAATGCAGCTTTGTATCAGCTGCCAAAACTGAAGTCCAGTTGCATGAGATATCTTGTGAGGTTTGgtaaaatatatgatattcGAGATGATTTTAATGCTTTCCTGCAATGTGCAGACAGGGAGCTGATAGCTGATGTCTTTCATGAAGTTCTAAACACCTGGAAAGGATTCTAA